One segment of Rhodopirellula baltica SH 1 DNA contains the following:
- a CDS encoding HAD family hydrolase, whose amino-acid sequence MSMPASGTLRVTLLSLHGLIRARDCELGRDADTGGQVKYVLELAEELSRREEVESVELVTRQIFDERVGPDYAQVEEIINPKAKIVRVPFGPKRYLRKEGLWPYLETFIDQMLGHYRRVGLPDLIHGHYADAGYAGAQLARLLHVPYVFTGHSLGRVKRQRLIAASQESKAPKPPRELDKKFKFTVREEAEEFALETASMVITSTGQEVEEQYAVYDHYQPDRMEVIPPGVDLDQFYPVDESEPLPRIHDLLTPFLKDSEKPMVVAMARPDERKNIEMLVRVFGENPKFREMANLVLVLGSRDDLREMPSGQRRVLTNVLHLIDVYDLYGHVAYPKAHRPSDVPELYRLTARRKGIFVNPALTEPFGLTLLEAAASGVPIVATNDGGPRDIIANCQNGLLIDPLSAEDIDHALMRCLTEPEQWQTWSENGIEGSRTHYSWANHVDRYLRDVTEIIEQSATPALAQSMGRTTRRLPEFDRIIMTDLDNTLTGDDEALADFVDLLNTAGRDVGFGIDTGRSLDEAMSLITKLNLPRPDVLSAAVGTELYYGEGLTPDLSWRKQIKHHWQPKLVHEVLDSIPGLFLQTEKDQTEFKISYRIDPEDSPSVAQIRKMLRSAGLRVKVVLSLGSFLDIIPLRGGSELSLRHLAYRWGFEPERLLVAGDCGNDEGMLKGGTLGVVVGNYSPELEKLRRLPRIYFAEGNHARGIMEGIEYYDFLNHIRIPNDKIEHEPGKHRTSEKAGEESNEHQDDEPAGDTNDDRNQRQSSEAAAAS is encoded by the coding sequence ATGAGCATGCCCGCCAGCGGGACACTTCGCGTCACTTTGCTTAGCTTGCACGGATTGATCCGTGCTCGAGATTGCGAACTCGGACGAGACGCGGACACGGGAGGACAGGTCAAATACGTTCTCGAGTTAGCGGAAGAACTTTCGCGACGAGAAGAAGTAGAATCCGTCGAGCTGGTCACACGGCAAATTTTTGATGAGCGAGTCGGACCGGACTACGCCCAGGTGGAAGAAATCATCAATCCAAAGGCGAAGATCGTTCGCGTGCCGTTTGGGCCAAAACGATACCTCCGCAAAGAAGGGCTGTGGCCGTATCTGGAGACCTTCATTGATCAGATGCTAGGGCACTACCGACGTGTCGGCCTGCCCGATTTGATTCACGGTCATTATGCCGACGCTGGATACGCGGGCGCTCAATTGGCTCGGCTGCTTCATGTGCCCTATGTCTTCACTGGACACTCACTTGGACGCGTCAAACGTCAGCGACTGATCGCGGCGTCGCAAGAGTCCAAGGCTCCGAAGCCGCCTCGCGAGTTGGACAAGAAATTCAAATTCACCGTTCGAGAAGAAGCGGAAGAATTTGCACTCGAAACCGCATCGATGGTGATCACCAGCACCGGACAAGAAGTCGAAGAACAATACGCCGTCTACGATCATTACCAACCGGACCGCATGGAAGTGATTCCGCCGGGTGTCGACTTGGATCAGTTTTATCCGGTTGACGAATCCGAGCCTTTGCCGCGAATCCATGATCTGCTGACGCCGTTTCTGAAAGATTCGGAGAAGCCGATGGTCGTGGCGATGGCTCGGCCAGATGAACGCAAGAACATCGAGATGCTTGTGCGTGTCTTTGGTGAGAATCCAAAGTTCCGCGAGATGGCGAATCTCGTTCTGGTCCTTGGCTCACGAGACGATCTTCGTGAGATGCCATCTGGGCAGCGTCGTGTTTTGACCAATGTTCTGCACTTGATCGATGTGTATGACCTCTATGGTCACGTTGCTTATCCAAAAGCACACCGTCCCAGTGACGTCCCCGAGTTGTATCGCCTGACCGCGCGGCGGAAGGGAATCTTCGTCAATCCGGCGTTGACTGAACCGTTTGGTTTGACGCTTTTGGAAGCCGCAGCCAGTGGAGTTCCGATCGTTGCGACCAATGATGGCGGACCACGCGACATCATCGCGAATTGCCAGAACGGTCTGCTCATCGATCCGCTTTCGGCAGAAGACATTGACCACGCGTTGATGCGTTGTTTGACCGAGCCGGAACAGTGGCAGACTTGGTCCGAAAACGGGATCGAAGGTTCTCGAACGCATTACAGTTGGGCCAATCACGTCGATCGCTATCTGCGTGATGTCACAGAGATCATTGAGCAGTCCGCGACTCCCGCGTTGGCACAGTCGATGGGACGGACGACGCGGCGATTGCCGGAATTCGACCGGATCATCATGACGGATCTGGACAACACACTGACCGGCGATGACGAAGCTCTCGCCGATTTTGTTGATCTATTGAATACGGCGGGACGTGATGTCGGGTTTGGCATTGATACCGGGCGTTCGCTGGACGAAGCGATGTCGCTGATCACGAAACTGAATCTGCCTCGACCCGATGTTCTGTCGGCGGCGGTTGGCACCGAACTGTACTATGGCGAAGGGCTCACCCCTGACCTGTCGTGGCGGAAACAGATCAAACATCACTGGCAGCCAAAGCTCGTTCACGAAGTGCTCGATTCCATTCCCGGTTTGTTTTTGCAGACCGAGAAGGATCAAACTGAATTCAAGATCAGCTACCGGATCGACCCGGAAGATTCACCTTCGGTTGCTCAAATCCGCAAAATGCTTCGATCGGCAGGATTGCGAGTCAAAGTCGTGTTGTCGTTGGGATCATTTTTAGACATCATCCCGCTGCGTGGCGGCAGCGAATTGTCGCTGCGGCACCTGGCTTATCGTTGGGGGTTTGAACCCGAACGATTGTTGGTCGCGGGCGACTGCGGCAACGATGAAGGCATGCTGAAGGGTGGCACGTTGGGCGTCGTGGTGGGTAACTACAGCCCCGAGCTTGAAAAGCTGCGACGACTGCCACGGATTTACTTTGCCGAAGGCAACCACGCTCGTGGGATCATGGAGGGAATCGAATACTACGATTTCCTGAATCATATCCGGATTCCGAACGATAAGATCGAACACGAGCCCGGGAAGCATCGAACAAGCGAAAAGGCGGGTGAAGAATCGAACGAACATCAAGACGACGAACCCGCAGGCGATACGAATGACGACCGCAACCAACGTCAATCTTCCGAAGCCGCCGCCGCTTCCTGA
- a CDS encoding carbohydrate kinase family protein, with translation MTDSSIARSQVPQAGVAIIVGEVLWDCFPDRQVLGGAPLNVAWNLAGFGLEPLFVSAVGDDDLGNEILRRMREWGLSTDAVAVLPGVATGTVAVTLEDGEPQYEIVRDVAYDQIPVPRDSVLQSIKKRIREATAAGFPSLLYHGTLAYRSQRNRETIHALRDQFAADGDLNLDVFFDINVRKPHYDVAWLDDLMPGAGLVKLNEDEMSDLASRELSSSNDRRAAAHELLCKYSSLKCLLVTLGADGAECHLSESSQTNVSGGSEPISVAAPQPDPLIDPVGAGDAFASVMIAGHLRKLPVEESLKTATRFASQVCGLPGATSDQKEFYRIDFTEDPHRVPDD, from the coding sequence ATGACCGATTCGTCGATTGCCCGCAGTCAAGTTCCTCAGGCAGGCGTCGCGATCATTGTGGGAGAAGTGTTGTGGGATTGTTTCCCCGATCGTCAAGTCCTCGGTGGCGCCCCGCTCAACGTGGCATGGAATTTGGCGGGTTTCGGGCTGGAGCCGTTGTTTGTCAGTGCCGTTGGCGATGATGATCTCGGCAACGAAATCCTTCGGCGAATGCGCGAGTGGGGATTGTCCACCGATGCCGTCGCGGTGTTGCCTGGCGTTGCCACTGGAACAGTTGCCGTGACTTTGGAAGACGGTGAACCACAATACGAAATCGTTCGTGATGTGGCGTACGATCAAATCCCTGTGCCGCGCGATTCCGTTCTGCAATCGATCAAGAAACGAATTCGCGAAGCCACCGCGGCTGGTTTTCCCTCGCTGCTGTATCACGGAACGCTCGCGTACCGCAGCCAACGCAATCGAGAGACCATTCACGCTCTTCGCGATCAATTCGCGGCCGACGGCGATCTCAATCTCGACGTGTTCTTCGATATTAACGTTCGCAAACCGCATTACGATGTGGCTTGGCTGGACGATTTGATGCCAGGTGCCGGACTGGTGAAGCTGAACGAAGACGAGATGAGCGATTTGGCTAGTCGCGAATTGTCCAGTTCGAACGATCGGCGAGCGGCGGCACATGAATTGCTTTGCAAATACAGCAGCCTCAAATGCCTGCTTGTGACGCTCGGCGCGGATGGTGCGGAGTGTCATTTGAGCGAATCCAGCCAAACAAACGTTAGCGGTGGTTCGGAACCGATCAGTGTGGCAGCTCCGCAACCAGACCCATTGATTGATCCCGTCGGAGCCGGTGACGCGTTTGCATCGGTGATGATCGCCGGGCATTTGAGAAAGCTGCCGGTAGAAGAATCCTTGAAGACCGCGACTCGTTTCGCGTCTCAGGTGTGCGGTTTACCGGGAGCCACCAGCGACCAAAAAGAGTTTTATCGGATTGATTTCACCGAGGATCCGCATCGCGTTCCAGACGACTGA
- a CDS encoding HAD-IIB family hydrolase produces MNSTIASNPTSSRIVSITSLPPKVLATDLDGTFLPLDGDDAAVASMKQIREQLEAIDVPLVFVTGRHFDSVRDAIGEFNLPKPQWILCDVGVSIYKADGEGGYIRESAYEQILDEVLGDIDIQKHRLAIGELENFTLQESYKQGRHKWSYYVPADQLEACHQAVEAYLKLHELPCSIVSSIDPFNNDGLVDVLPHGASKAFALHWWCDQHELQPEQIVFCGDSGNDTAALIAGYRSVVVGNADRKIARKVADAHQAAGWVDRLKLARGTSTSGVLEGARWFGLFENSIEETSIEATSPLNATDLPESIPWGARLIGANRAEFTLWAPKQKQVVLELMPDRLVRMQREDRGFHRCIVDGVVDGTRYQYRFVRDEHVAAFADPNTELSVDMLLHALPDPASRYQPEGVHGPSSIVDAQFPFQATADSAADELDELIIYEMHLGTFTEQGTYLSAIERLDELVDLGITAIELMPIAACAGHWNWGYDGTHWFAPMTAFGSPNEFRQFVDAAHIRGLLVMVDVVYNHFGSEGNYWTEFGPYTSRKHNTVWGAAPNFDDPKRGDLVRRFVIDNAIMWLKEYNLDGFRVDAIHCMKDDSAKHITTQMSEEIRRWSDKAGRRVWLIAETNVYDAAMVKPLSEGGTGFDAQWSDDFVHSMFATVRPGEQLTQRIYSPGSDLEQTLRRGFVFAGDVRGDRGREAEPTLDTDGMLKRIDTRSSIVCIQNHDFIGNHPTGMRLHQLTSPETQAAAVTLAMLLPSIPMLFMGEEFASPNPFRFFVDFGDPRLQRAVVRGRKREYPQHDWSDGVLPTDEEAMRSSVIGSVELGSETMRNWYKTLISIRKQFVGSGLLSPQNFSVDVNCEANLYSLSYQTPNEALQVMVRLSPLTEDDSVDEPSAIDPLPSRPEGASPDSWRLLADSMEAFGERLTEGLLPNHARICYFEHDEPTA; encoded by the coding sequence ATGAATTCCACGATCGCATCCAACCCGACGTCTTCGCGAATTGTTTCCATCACGTCCTTGCCACCAAAAGTCTTGGCAACGGATTTAGACGGAACGTTCTTGCCGCTCGACGGGGATGATGCCGCCGTAGCTTCGATGAAACAAATTCGGGAGCAACTCGAAGCAATCGATGTGCCATTGGTTTTCGTCACCGGTCGCCATTTCGATTCGGTGCGAGATGCGATTGGCGAATTTAATTTGCCAAAGCCGCAGTGGATTCTGTGTGACGTCGGTGTCAGTATCTACAAAGCCGACGGTGAAGGCGGCTACATTCGTGAGTCCGCGTATGAGCAGATCCTCGACGAAGTGCTCGGCGACATTGATATTCAAAAGCATCGTCTCGCGATTGGTGAACTCGAAAATTTCACTTTGCAAGAGTCGTACAAACAAGGCCGGCACAAGTGGAGCTACTATGTTCCGGCCGATCAATTGGAAGCTTGTCATCAAGCGGTCGAGGCCTATCTCAAACTTCACGAGCTTCCCTGCAGCATCGTCAGCAGCATCGACCCATTCAACAACGATGGTTTGGTCGACGTTCTTCCGCACGGCGCTTCCAAAGCTTTTGCTCTGCATTGGTGGTGCGATCAACATGAGTTGCAGCCAGAGCAAATTGTGTTCTGCGGTGACTCCGGAAACGACACTGCCGCATTGATCGCCGGCTACCGGTCAGTGGTTGTTGGCAACGCTGATCGCAAGATCGCGCGCAAGGTCGCCGATGCGCATCAGGCGGCAGGTTGGGTCGATCGATTGAAACTCGCTCGCGGCACCAGCACATCCGGCGTTCTTGAAGGCGCTCGTTGGTTTGGTCTGTTTGAAAACTCGATCGAAGAAACATCGATCGAAGCCACGTCGCCCCTCAATGCGACCGACCTGCCCGAATCAATTCCCTGGGGAGCACGACTGATCGGTGCGAATCGTGCCGAGTTCACACTATGGGCTCCCAAACAAAAACAGGTGGTTCTGGAATTGATGCCGGACCGACTGGTTCGCATGCAGCGTGAAGACAGAGGCTTTCACCGCTGCATCGTGGACGGTGTCGTTGATGGCACCCGCTATCAATATCGATTCGTTCGCGATGAACACGTCGCCGCTTTCGCTGATCCAAATACCGAACTGAGTGTCGACATGCTGTTGCACGCTTTGCCGGATCCTGCATCTCGATACCAACCCGAAGGCGTCCATGGTCCGTCCTCCATCGTTGACGCGCAGTTCCCTTTCCAAGCAACAGCTGACTCAGCCGCAGACGAGCTGGACGAACTGATCATCTACGAAATGCATCTCGGGACCTTCACCGAACAAGGGACCTACCTGTCGGCGATCGAACGATTGGACGAACTGGTCGATCTTGGAATCACGGCAATCGAGTTGATGCCGATCGCCGCCTGTGCCGGACATTGGAACTGGGGTTACGACGGAACGCACTGGTTCGCACCGATGACCGCGTTCGGAAGCCCCAATGAATTCCGACAATTCGTCGATGCCGCGCACATTCGCGGGCTGCTTGTGATGGTCGATGTCGTCTACAACCACTTCGGGTCGGAAGGCAACTACTGGACCGAGTTTGGTCCGTATACGTCCCGAAAACACAACACGGTTTGGGGAGCGGCACCCAACTTTGACGATCCGAAACGCGGCGATCTTGTACGCCGATTTGTGATCGATAATGCAATCATGTGGCTCAAAGAATACAACCTGGATGGTTTTCGCGTCGACGCGATCCACTGCATGAAAGATGACTCCGCCAAACACATCACGACTCAAATGAGCGAAGAGATTCGCCGTTGGTCTGACAAAGCCGGCCGACGTGTTTGGCTGATTGCGGAAACAAACGTCTACGACGCCGCGATGGTCAAACCGCTCAGCGAAGGCGGCACCGGCTTCGACGCTCAGTGGAGCGATGATTTTGTGCACAGCATGTTCGCCACCGTCCGCCCCGGTGAACAATTGACCCAACGAATCTACTCACCGGGCAGTGACCTGGAACAAACGCTTCGCCGAGGCTTCGTTTTCGCAGGTGACGTCCGTGGCGATCGAGGCCGAGAGGCTGAACCGACGCTTGATACGGACGGGATGCTCAAACGCATCGACACACGGTCGTCCATCGTGTGCATTCAAAATCACGATTTCATCGGCAATCATCCCACGGGAATGCGTTTGCATCAATTGACTTCACCGGAAACGCAAGCCGCCGCCGTGACGCTGGCCATGTTGCTGCCATCCATTCCGATGTTGTTCATGGGAGAAGAGTTTGCATCGCCCAACCCGTTTCGTTTCTTTGTCGACTTTGGTGATCCACGTCTGCAACGTGCCGTTGTCCGAGGACGCAAACGCGAATACCCACAACACGATTGGAGCGATGGTGTACTACCAACGGACGAGGAAGCAATGCGATCCTCGGTGATTGGCAGCGTTGAATTGGGCAGCGAGACAATGCGGAATTGGTACAAGACATTGATCTCGATCCGCAAGCAATTCGTCGGGTCAGGACTGCTGTCTCCACAGAACTTCAGCGTCGACGTCAATTGCGAAGCCAACCTTTATTCACTCAGCTATCAAACGCCGAACGAGGCATTGCAGGTGATGGTGCGATTGTCACCCCTCACTGAGGACGACTCCGTCGACGAACCGTCAGCAATCGATCCATTGCCGTCGCGCCCGGAAGGCGCCTCGCCCGATTCATGGCGATTGCTCGCCGATTCAATGGAAGCATTTGGCGAACGCCTGACGGAGGGACTGCTGCCGAATCATGCTCGCATCTGCTACTTCGAACATGACGAGCCAACCGCGTGA
- a CDS encoding peptidylprolyl isomerase translates to MTNQSRMALRQSPPQNITRRHLLLAAAFVAILSGFSTMRVEAAENSVVAVVNADPISRDSLATASVQRYGTDVLDNLINRHLIMQECKRRGLGVTTEEVRTEINRVAKKFGLNVESYLQLLNEERDITPDQYSREIIWPMLALRKLVADEVAVSQDEFNRAFVSQFGEAIKCRMVMVQDKSQATQLRAQAVAEPSSFARLAKEFSEDPTSASVGGLIPPIRRYMGDETIEEAAFALKVDEVSELLPVGDHWMFLQAVRRMPASTPSPQAMPAIKDQIEDRIRDEKMKTAASQLFAQLQEQAQVVKILGAPQASAKHPGVAAIINGQQVSISNVAAECIKRHGESVLEGEINRKLLTQALAKAGKKVTNEDLKAEIERAAISFGYMTDNGSADVQGWFDAVLEGGPGTREVYIEDVVWPSVALKKLVEDETVLTQEDLQIGFESHYGPRAEVLACVLSDQRSAQKVWEMARDNPTDQFFGQLANQYSIEPVSSSNFGKVPPIRQHGGQPSVEKEVFQMKPGDLSGIIATGDKYIILRCQGFTEPVVSDFEAVQEELRSVLIEKKMNVAMSLKYDELKQTAEIDNFFVASKEIPRVASGTR, encoded by the coding sequence ATGACGAATCAATCACGCATGGCGTTGCGACAATCGCCCCCGCAGAACATCACTCGTCGGCATCTCTTGCTCGCCGCCGCCTTCGTGGCGATCCTGAGTGGCTTCTCGACCATGCGAGTCGAAGCGGCCGAAAACTCGGTCGTCGCCGTAGTGAACGCCGATCCGATTTCGCGAGATTCGTTGGCCACCGCCAGCGTTCAGCGTTACGGAACTGACGTGCTGGACAACCTGATCAACCGACACTTGATCATGCAGGAATGCAAACGTCGCGGCTTGGGTGTCACGACCGAAGAAGTTCGCACCGAAATCAACCGAGTTGCTAAGAAGTTCGGCCTGAACGTTGAGAGCTATCTGCAACTTCTGAATGAGGAACGCGATATCACGCCTGATCAATACAGTCGTGAAATCATTTGGCCGATGCTGGCACTGCGAAAATTGGTGGCCGACGAAGTTGCCGTCTCCCAAGATGAATTCAATCGCGCATTCGTTTCGCAGTTCGGCGAAGCAATTAAGTGCCGAATGGTGATGGTGCAAGACAAATCTCAAGCAACCCAACTGCGTGCTCAAGCAGTTGCTGAACCAAGCAGTTTTGCCCGCCTCGCGAAAGAGTTCAGCGAAGACCCCACAAGCGCCAGCGTCGGTGGATTGATTCCGCCCATTCGCCGATACATGGGTGACGAAACCATCGAGGAAGCCGCGTTTGCTTTGAAAGTCGATGAAGTTTCCGAACTGTTGCCAGTCGGTGATCATTGGATGTTCTTGCAAGCCGTTCGCCGGATGCCCGCCAGCACACCATCACCGCAAGCAATGCCGGCGATCAAAGACCAAATAGAAGATCGCATTCGCGACGAAAAAATGAAGACGGCCGCCAGCCAGCTCTTCGCACAGCTTCAAGAACAAGCTCAAGTAGTGAAGATTTTGGGTGCCCCACAAGCATCCGCCAAACACCCCGGCGTCGCCGCCATCATCAACGGACAACAGGTTTCCATCTCCAACGTTGCCGCCGAATGTATCAAGCGACACGGCGAAAGCGTCTTGGAAGGCGAGATCAATCGCAAGCTGCTCACGCAAGCTCTCGCCAAAGCGGGAAAGAAAGTCACCAACGAAGATTTGAAAGCCGAAATCGAACGAGCGGCCATCAGCTTTGGTTACATGACCGACAACGGATCCGCTGACGTTCAAGGTTGGTTTGATGCCGTTCTGGAAGGCGGTCCAGGAACTCGCGAAGTCTACATCGAAGACGTTGTGTGGCCCAGCGTTGCACTGAAGAAACTGGTCGAAGATGAAACAGTGCTAACACAAGAAGACCTGCAAATTGGTTTCGAATCACACTATGGACCTCGTGCTGAAGTCTTGGCCTGCGTCCTGTCCGACCAACGAAGCGCTCAAAAGGTTTGGGAGATGGCTCGCGACAATCCGACGGATCAGTTCTTTGGCCAATTGGCAAACCAGTACAGCATCGAACCGGTCTCATCTAGCAACTTCGGCAAGGTTCCGCCGATTCGACAACACGGTGGTCAGCCTTCCGTAGAGAAGGAAGTCTTCCAAATGAAACCGGGTGACCTCAGCGGAATCATCGCAACGGGTGACAAATACATCATCCTACGTTGCCAAGGATTCACCGAACCAGTCGTTTCCGACTTCGAAGCCGTTCAAGAAGAATTGCGTAGCGTTTTGATTGAAAAGAAGATGAACGTTGCGATGAGCTTGAAGTACGACGAACTCAAACAAACTGCTGAGATTGACAATTTCTTCGTCGCCTCCAAAGAAATCCCACGAGTCGCCAGCGGAACTCGCTGA
- a CDS encoding BPL-N domain-containing protein: protein MTNVQLIAWIQMNGRTMRFIGGMLYLLFASSSAFGEQCIRVAVFDGSGVGPSSKKLIAALKEGSGDRYEVGRVTVDEIAGGELAEFDVLVHPGGSGGKQGRALGEEGRLAVRNFVRDGGGFLGVCAGAYLATNDYSWSLGLIDAKVIDRKHWARGNGPVDLELSEQGVGFFELDEPTAEIHYAQGPLLGRREWDDPEVPDYESLAIYSSEIAKKGAPEGVMKGTSAAVRCAYGDGRVFCFGPHPELTDGLEHWIPVVVEWLADERHATTTKAPR, encoded by the coding sequence ATGACGAATGTACAGCTGATCGCGTGGATTCAAATGAATGGGCGAACGATGCGATTCATCGGAGGCATGTTGTATCTGTTGTTTGCATCCAGTTCCGCCTTTGGCGAGCAGTGCATTCGCGTGGCGGTTTTTGATGGAAGTGGAGTTGGGCCGAGTTCAAAGAAGTTGATCGCGGCGTTGAAAGAAGGCTCCGGTGATCGATACGAGGTTGGTCGCGTTACAGTCGACGAAATCGCAGGAGGAGAATTGGCGGAGTTCGACGTGTTGGTTCACCCAGGTGGAAGCGGCGGCAAGCAAGGACGCGCACTCGGTGAAGAGGGGAGATTAGCGGTACGTAACTTCGTACGCGATGGAGGTGGTTTCTTGGGCGTGTGCGCGGGCGCTTATCTGGCGACCAATGACTACTCTTGGTCGCTGGGTTTGATCGATGCAAAAGTAATCGATCGCAAGCATTGGGCTCGTGGAAACGGTCCGGTCGATCTCGAGCTTTCTGAACAGGGCGTTGGGTTCTTTGAGTTGGACGAGCCCACTGCGGAAATTCATTACGCTCAAGGTCCGTTGCTGGGCCGTCGTGAATGGGACGACCCTGAAGTGCCGGACTATGAAAGCCTGGCCATTTATTCATCAGAGATTGCTAAGAAGGGAGCGCCAGAAGGCGTGATGAAAGGAACCTCCGCGGCAGTTCGATGTGCCTACGGCGACGGACGCGTGTTTTGCTTTGGTCCACATCCCGAACTGACCGACGGATTGGAACACTGGATCCCCGTCGTTGTAGAGTGGTTGGCGGATGAGCGGCACGCAACAACTACCAAGGCGCCGAGATAA
- a CDS encoding DUF1801 domain-containing protein, translating to MAISPQGKPMQSEAKTVEQYLAELPADRRVMLEDVRKMILANINEGFEEGMQYGMIGYYVPHSIFPAGYHCKPSEPLPFLSLASQKNYCSLYAMSLYSDTESLTAFQSAWKATGKKLNMGKSCIRFKKLDDLALDLIADHLRGITVDAYVDSYIQAIKK from the coding sequence ATGGCAATCAGTCCACAGGGCAAACCGATGCAAAGTGAGGCGAAAACGGTCGAGCAATACCTCGCTGAATTGCCCGCGGATCGCCGTGTGATGCTTGAAGATGTCCGAAAGATGATCCTCGCCAACATCAACGAGGGTTTTGAAGAAGGGATGCAGTACGGCATGATCGGCTACTACGTGCCGCACAGCATTTTCCCCGCTGGCTATCACTGCAAACCATCCGAACCGCTCCCATTTCTATCACTCGCATCGCAAAAGAATTACTGTTCGCTCTATGCCATGTCGCTCTACAGTGACACCGAGTCTCTTACGGCGTTTCAATCGGCTTGGAAGGCGACTGGCAAAAAGCTGAACATGGGCAAGTCTTGTATACGATTCAAAAAGCTAGACGACTTGGCATTGGACCTGATCGCCGATCACCTTCGCGGAATCACTGTCGACGCGTATGTTGATTCATACATTCAGGCAATCAAAAAATGA
- a CDS encoding YqjF family protein — protein MKFLTAVWCDLLLANYEVDPHVLQRFVPSGTSLDDFEGRYYVSLVAFRFEKTSVLGVPAFFHRRFEEVNLRFYVKPNRDPSLRAVTFIKEIVPSRIIPFVANHLFDENYVCLPMSHGVDEQSCWFAWGQGQLQRFSATIGNERSLPASDSSSEFITEHYWGYAKGPKRTLEYEVTHPRWQCSEVSDYSINVDFGQTYGDEFAFLDRSAPVNVLYTPGSEVTVSFPRRL, from the coding sequence ATGAAGTTTCTAACGGCAGTTTGGTGTGACCTGTTGCTAGCGAATTACGAGGTCGATCCGCATGTTCTTCAGCGGTTTGTTCCCTCTGGTACATCGTTGGACGATTTCGAGGGGCGGTACTATGTCAGTCTCGTTGCGTTCCGATTTGAAAAGACATCGGTACTGGGCGTTCCCGCATTTTTTCACCGGCGGTTCGAAGAGGTCAATCTTCGCTTTTACGTCAAACCCAACCGTGATCCGTCACTTCGGGCGGTCACATTTATCAAAGAGATTGTCCCGAGTCGAATCATCCCGTTTGTTGCCAACCATCTTTTTGACGAAAACTACGTTTGTCTGCCGATGAGCCACGGTGTGGATGAACAATCGTGTTGGTTTGCGTGGGGACAGGGACAATTGCAACGATTTTCAGCGACAATCGGCAACGAACGCAGTTTGCCAGCTTCTGATTCATCTTCTGAATTCATCACGGAACACTACTGGGGCTATGCGAAAGGCCCAAAGCGAACGCTCGAGTACGAAGTCACTCATCCCCGGTGGCAATGCAGTGAGGTCTCTGACTACAGCATCAATGTTGACTTCGGCCAAACATACGGCGATGAATTCGCTTTTCTCGATCGCTCCGCTCCAGTCAACGTTCTTTACACGCCCGGTTCCGAAGTCACTGTTTCGTTCCCGCGTCGACTCTAA